One genomic region from Mycobacterium basiliense encodes:
- the rimI gene encoding ribosomal protein S18-alanine N-acetyltransferase yields the protein MTAHTEPVTIGALTRADAQRCADLEAQLFDGDDPWPVVAFERELASARNHYVGARTAALLVGYAGISRLGRSAPYEYEVHTIGVDPAYQGRGIGRRLLGELLEFADGGVVFLEVRTDNEPAIALYRSAGFEQVGLRRRYYRISGADAYTMRRDPGGAR from the coding sequence GTGACGGCCCACACCGAGCCGGTCACCATTGGTGCACTGACCCGCGCGGACGCGCAGCGGTGCGCCGATCTGGAGGCCCAACTTTTCGACGGCGACGACCCGTGGCCGGTGGTCGCGTTCGAGCGGGAGCTGGCCAGCGCGCGCAACCACTACGTGGGTGCCCGCACCGCTGCCTTGCTGGTGGGTTACGCGGGCATTTCGCGGTTGGGGCGTAGCGCGCCGTACGAGTACGAGGTGCACACCATCGGCGTGGACCCGGCCTACCAGGGACGGGGCATCGGCCGTCGGCTGCTTGGTGAGCTGCTGGAGTTCGCCGACGGCGGGGTGGTTTTTCTGGAGGTCCGTACCGACAACGAACCCGCGATCGCCCTCTATCGCAGCGCCGGGTTCGAGCAGGTCGGCTTGCGCCGGCGGTATTACCGCATCAGCGGCGCCGACGCCTACACGATGCGCAGGGATCCAGGGGGTGCACGCTAG
- the tsaD gene encoding tRNA (adenosine(37)-N6)-threonylcarbamoyltransferase complex transferase subunit TsaD, whose protein sequence is MSGQTILAIETSCDETGVGIARLDGTGVGATVTLLADEVASSVDEHVRFGGVVPEIASRAHLEALGPTMRRALQAAGVQRPDVVAATIGPGLAGALLVGVAAAKAYSAAWSVPFYAVNHLGGHLAADVYEHGPLPECVALLVSGGHTHLLHVRSLGEPIIELGSTVDDAAGEAYDKVARLLGLGYPGGRVLDELARTGDPEAVAFPRGMTGPSDDPYAFSFSGLKTAVARFVEANPDALTADVAAGFQEAVADVLTMKAVRAASTLGISTLLIAGGVAANSRLRELAAQRCAAAGLTLRVPRPRLCTDNGAMIAAFAAHLVAGGAPPSPLDAATDPGLPVLTGQVKG, encoded by the coding sequence ATGTCGGGGCAAACCATCTTGGCCATAGAAACCTCGTGTGATGAAACCGGCGTCGGCATTGCGCGTCTTGATGGCACCGGTGTCGGGGCCACCGTGACCTTGTTGGCGGACGAGGTGGCCTCCAGCGTCGACGAGCACGTGCGGTTCGGCGGAGTGGTGCCCGAAATCGCCTCCCGGGCGCACCTGGAAGCGCTTGGTCCGACGATGCGGCGGGCGCTACAGGCCGCCGGGGTGCAACGACCCGATGTCGTCGCAGCCACCATCGGACCGGGCCTAGCGGGCGCGCTGCTGGTGGGAGTGGCCGCAGCCAAGGCGTATTCGGCCGCCTGGTCGGTGCCGTTCTATGCGGTCAACCACCTGGGCGGGCACCTGGCCGCAGATGTCTACGAACATGGGCCACTGCCGGAATGCGTGGCGCTGCTGGTGTCCGGTGGGCACACCCACCTGTTGCACGTGCGGTCGCTCGGTGAACCGATCATCGAGCTGGGCAGCACCGTCGACGACGCCGCCGGTGAGGCTTACGACAAGGTTGCGCGGCTGTTGGGGTTGGGCTATCCGGGCGGCAGGGTACTTGACGAGCTGGCCCGTACCGGGGATCCGGAGGCCGTCGCGTTTCCGCGTGGCATGACCGGACCGAGTGACGACCCGTACGCGTTCAGTTTCTCGGGCCTCAAGACCGCCGTGGCGAGGTTTGTGGAGGCCAACCCGGATGCGCTGACCGCTGATGTTGCCGCCGGATTCCAGGAAGCCGTCGCCGACGTATTGACGATGAAGGCGGTCCGCGCGGCCAGCACGCTCGGCATCTCGACCCTGCTGATCGCCGGCGGGGTGGCCGCGAATTCGAGGCTGCGCGAGCTGGCTGCCCAACGCTGCGCTGCGGCGGGGCTGACGCTGCGGGTCCCCAGGCCCCGGTTGTGTACCGACAATGGCGCGATGATCGCCGCGTTCGCCGCCCACCTGGTGGCTGGCGGTGCGCCGCCGTCGCCGCTGGATGCGGCCACCGATCCGGGCCTCCCCGTGCTAACCGGGCAGGTAAAGGGCTAG
- the groES gene encoding co-chaperone GroES, translating to MAKVNIKPLEDKILVQANEAETTTASGLVIPDTAKEKPQEGTVVAVGPGRWDEDGEKRIPLDVAEGDTVIYSKYGGTEIKYGGEEYLILSARDVLAVVSK from the coding sequence GTGGCGAAGGTGAACATCAAGCCACTCGAGGACAAGATTCTCGTGCAGGCCAACGAGGCCGAGACCACGACCGCGTCCGGTCTGGTCATTCCTGACACCGCCAAGGAGAAGCCCCAGGAGGGCACCGTCGTCGCAGTCGGCCCCGGCCGGTGGGACGAAGACGGCGAGAAGCGGATCCCGCTGGACGTGGCAGAGGGTGACACCGTCATCTACAGCAAGTACGGCGGCACCGAGATCAAGTACGGCGGCGAGGAATACCTGATCCTGTCGGCACGCGACGTGCTGGCTGTCGTTTCCAAGTAA
- the groL gene encoding chaperonin GroEL (60 kDa chaperone family; promotes refolding of misfolded polypeptides especially under stressful conditions; forms two stacked rings of heptamers to form a barrel-shaped 14mer; ends can be capped by GroES; misfolded proteins enter the barrel where they are refolded when GroES binds), whose product MSKLIEYDEIARRAMEAGMDKLADTVRVTLGPRGRHVVLAKSFGGPTITNDGVTVAREIDLEDPFENLGAQLVKSVATKTNDVAGDGTTTATVLAQALVKAGLRLVAAGVNPIALGSGIGKAADAVSEALLASATPVSGKEAIAQVATVSSRDAQIGELVGEAMSKVGHDGVVSVEESSTLGTELEFTEGVGFDKGFLSAYFVTDFDSQQAVLEDPLILLQQDKISSLPDLLPLLEKVAESGKPLMIIAEDVEGEALATLVVNSIRKTLKAVAVKSPYFGDRRKAFLQDLAAVTGAEVVNPDAGLVLREVGIEVMGSARRVVVSKDDTIIVDGGGAADAVAARVNLLRSEIDRSDSEWDREKLGERLAKLAGGVAVIKVGAATETELKERKESVEDAVAAAKAAVEEGIVAGGGSALIQARKALQDLRASVSGDEAIGVDVFSEALTAPLYWIASNAGLDGSVVVSKVSELPAGHGLNAATLSYGDLAAEGIVDPVKVTRSAVLNASSVARMVLTTETAVVDKPAEAEDDGHGHHGHAH is encoded by the coding sequence ATGAGCAAGCTGATTGAGTACGACGAAATCGCGCGTCGCGCCATGGAAGCGGGCATGGACAAGCTCGCCGACACGGTACGGGTAACGCTGGGGCCGCGCGGTCGACACGTGGTCTTGGCCAAGTCCTTCGGCGGGCCCACCATCACCAACGACGGTGTCACGGTGGCGCGCGAGATTGACCTGGAAGACCCGTTTGAGAACCTGGGCGCCCAGCTGGTGAAGTCGGTGGCCACCAAGACCAACGACGTCGCCGGTGACGGCACCACGACCGCGACCGTGCTGGCTCAGGCGCTCGTCAAAGCCGGCCTGCGGCTGGTCGCCGCCGGGGTCAACCCGATCGCGCTCGGCTCGGGGATCGGCAAGGCGGCCGACGCGGTGTCCGAGGCGTTGCTGGCCTCGGCCACACCGGTGTCCGGCAAGGAAGCCATCGCGCAGGTAGCGACGGTCTCGTCACGTGACGCGCAGATCGGCGAACTGGTGGGCGAGGCGATGAGCAAGGTCGGCCACGACGGCGTGGTCAGCGTGGAAGAGTCCTCGACGCTGGGCACCGAGCTGGAGTTCACCGAGGGGGTGGGTTTTGACAAGGGATTCCTGTCGGCCTACTTCGTGACCGATTTCGACTCCCAGCAGGCCGTGCTAGAAGACCCGCTGATCCTGTTGCAGCAGGACAAGATCAGCTCGCTGCCCGACCTGCTGCCCCTGCTGGAGAAGGTTGCCGAATCGGGCAAACCGTTGATGATCATCGCCGAGGATGTCGAGGGCGAAGCGTTGGCCACCTTGGTCGTCAACTCGATTCGTAAGACACTGAAGGCAGTCGCGGTCAAATCGCCGTACTTCGGCGACCGGCGCAAGGCATTCCTGCAAGACTTGGCCGCGGTGACGGGTGCCGAGGTGGTTAATCCCGACGCCGGCCTGGTGCTACGTGAGGTGGGCATCGAGGTGATGGGCTCGGCCCGTCGCGTCGTGGTCAGCAAGGACGACACCATCATCGTCGACGGCGGTGGCGCCGCCGACGCCGTGGCGGCACGGGTCAACCTGCTGCGTTCCGAGATCGACAGAAGCGACTCGGAATGGGACCGCGAGAAACTGGGTGAGCGGTTGGCCAAGCTGGCCGGCGGGGTGGCCGTCATCAAGGTCGGCGCCGCCACCGAGACCGAGCTCAAGGAACGCAAGGAAAGCGTCGAGGACGCGGTCGCGGCCGCCAAGGCCGCCGTCGAGGAGGGCATCGTCGCCGGTGGCGGATCCGCCCTGATCCAGGCCCGCAAGGCGCTGCAGGACCTGCGTGCGTCGGTGTCCGGTGATGAGGCGATTGGCGTGGACGTGTTCTCCGAGGCGCTCACTGCGCCGTTGTACTGGATCGCCAGCAACGCCGGGCTGGATGGATCGGTCGTGGTGAGCAAGGTTAGCGAGCTGCCCGCCGGACACGGGCTGAACGCGGCCACCCTGTCCTATGGCGACTTGGCCGCCGAGGGCATCGTTGATCCCGTCAAGGTGACCCGGTCGGCGGTGCTCAACGCGTCATCGGTGGCGCGGATGGTGCTCACCACCGAGACGGCGGTGGTGGACAAACCCGCCGAGGCTGAGGACGACGGCCACGGTCATCACGGCCACGCGCACTGA
- a CDS encoding hydrogenase yields the protein MQTVLYTLGLMLFLLGLLTGFAIPALKNPRMALASHLEAVLNGMFLVLLGLLWPHIHLPNALGATAVVLIVYGAYANWLATLLAAAWGAGRKLAPIAAGNHSATATRERIVSFLLLSLSLAIVVGVGIVIAGL from the coding sequence ATGCAGACGGTCTTGTACACACTTGGGTTGATGCTGTTCCTGCTGGGCTTACTGACCGGGTTCGCCATTCCGGCACTCAAGAACCCACGTATGGCGCTAGCGAGTCATCTCGAGGCGGTGCTCAACGGGATGTTCCTGGTGCTGCTCGGACTGCTCTGGCCGCACATTCATTTGCCCAATGCGCTTGGGGCGACCGCGGTGGTGCTCATCGTGTACGGCGCCTACGCGAACTGGCTGGCGACCTTGCTTGCGGCGGCATGGGGCGCGGGCCGCAAACTCGCGCCGATCGCGGCGGGCAACCACAGCGCCACCGCAACACGGGAGCGCATTGTCAGCTTTCTGTTGTTATCTCTTTCGCTGGCAATCGTCGTCGGCGTCGGTATCGTCATCGCCGGACTGTGA
- a CDS encoding Rv1453 family transcriptional regulator, translated as MMWESPSPRVCELISQGAKIILDEPCNWLEEYDRATMAANPSIADDPVLAEATRRSTRSSLMHWAAANVSRPGAPVPANLGPEPLSIARDMVRRGLEPFTFLIAQTVSWRLWMEVAFGLTSDPDELRELLAVTYRSISEFIDATAGGIAARMQRERDELARGTHAERREVTALILDGAPISRQRAEMRLGYALNRAHTGAVIWSDEPDGDLNELDRVADAFGHAAGFARPLTVIASAATRWVWVADAAVDVEQVHRAVQDIPGVRIAIGTAGKGIEGFRRSHLEALTTQRMVAGLHSRQRVALFADVQLITLIAQNPEAVDDFITNTLGDFESASPELQRTVLTFVNEQCSIGRTTKVLYTHRNTLLRRLDRAQQLLPRPLDHSSVRVAVALEALQWRGKPAG; from the coding sequence GTGATGTGGGAAAGCCCGTCGCCGCGGGTGTGTGAACTGATCAGTCAGGGCGCCAAGATCATCCTCGACGAACCGTGCAACTGGCTTGAGGAATACGACCGAGCGACCATGGCGGCCAACCCGTCCATTGCCGACGATCCCGTCCTGGCGGAGGCCACTCGGCGTAGCACCCGCTCGAGCCTGATGCACTGGGCGGCGGCCAACGTGAGTAGGCCGGGGGCCCCGGTGCCGGCCAACCTTGGCCCCGAACCGCTCAGCATCGCCCGCGACATGGTGCGCCGCGGTCTGGAGCCGTTCACCTTTCTCATCGCGCAGACAGTGAGCTGGCGGTTGTGGATGGAGGTTGCGTTCGGACTCACCTCCGACCCCGACGAGCTGCGCGAGCTGCTCGCGGTGACCTACCGGTCAATCAGCGAGTTCATCGACGCCACGGCTGGCGGTATCGCCGCCCGAATGCAGCGCGAGCGTGACGAGTTGGCCCGCGGCACCCACGCCGAACGCCGCGAAGTGACCGCGCTGATTCTCGACGGTGCCCCGATTAGCCGCCAGCGCGCCGAAATGCGATTGGGCTACGCCCTCAACCGCGCGCACACCGGCGCCGTCATCTGGAGCGACGAACCCGACGGTGACCTAAACGAGCTGGACCGAGTCGCCGACGCCTTCGGCCACGCCGCCGGATTTGCCCGGCCACTGACCGTGATCGCCAGCGCGGCCACCCGTTGGGTCTGGGTGGCCGACGCCGCCGTCGATGTCGAGCAGGTGCACCGGGCGGTCCAAGACATTCCCGGAGTACGAATCGCGATCGGTACCGCCGGAAAAGGAATCGAGGGTTTCCGGCGCAGTCACCTGGAGGCGCTCACCACACAGCGCATGGTGGCCGGGCTGCATTCTCGCCAGCGGGTCGCGCTATTCGCGGATGTCCAGCTGATCACCCTGATCGCCCAAAATCCAGAAGCCGTAGACGATTTCATCACCAACACACTCGGGGATTTCGAGTCGGCCAGCCCCGAGCTGCAACGCACGGTGCTCACGTTCGTCAACGAACAATGCAGCATCGGGCGCACCACAAAAGTCCTCTACACGCATCGCAACACCTTGCTGCGCCGACTTGACCGCGCCCAGCAGCTGCTGCCTCGACCGTTGGACCACAGCAGCGTGCGTGTGGCCGTCGCGCTCGAAGCCCTGCAGTGGCGCGGCAAGCCGGCCGGCTAG